TTAATTTGATCATGAAGTTCTATTTATGAACATGGTTTGCTCATATGTATCTGCACTGGCCCAAAGCTCACTAACAATCCGTCGATCCATCTTTGATCTTTGATACACTTCAGCATTCGATAATGGCCTTATGGCTCGAGAGGCAAACTAAGCTCTACATATTGACAGCATCGTTCTGTGCAGGGGCTTGGATTTCGGGCGCAATGCCCCCAAATTCGACATTGGCCGAGTTCGAGCAGTGGATGGCCTGCCATGGACAGAATTACAAGGATAATCTTGAGAAGGCAAAGCGTTACGGGATCTTTCTAGAGACCTTGCGCTTCATCAAAGCATTCAACTACAATGCAGCTAATCGGAGCTACAAAGTGGGTCTGAAGTATTGGATTTTGGTTCATAATTGGCCCCATGAAATCCGGAATTGGCGGATCATTAATTGTCATTAGTTATCTTCGAACCGCAAATAGAACAATCACGCGAAGTTTGGTTCAAGATTGAGGCACGAAGGCACCCAACCGACCGCCACTCTTCCACCAACCTTGACCCTCTAAAAAAGGGgctgattttctctctcttcctcttattTGCTCCCCCTCGTTTTCCATGGACAGCCTCcctcttcttctacttcatctTTTTCGTCTCTTCTTTGGTGAATCCACCCAAGCGACTCCTCTTGCTCTCGTGCCCACGCCGGCAACTCCCTAGCTAGACAACCACTGTCCACGAGCTGTTGTAGGCCTCGTGTCCCAGCTCTCGATGTCACTTGCCTTGCCGCTCCCGCTCGGTGACCCGTATGATGCCACTTAGACGAGAAGGTCGGTTTGAGCTCATCCGGAAGGCAACTCAAGCCCCGTTTCTTTGTATGAAGTCCTAAGGTTGTGGGTACTTTGAATCTATGGGCTGATCGTCAAAGAAGTTAATGGAACATCCTGAATTTGAGTGGCACCGAAGTAGTAGGAAGGAACCATGGTTTGTTTGGCGTCAATTCAACCCTGTTGTCTTTGTACATAATCCTAGGCAAGTAGATATCTATCCTTACCACTAGATTGTTCATTTGTCATTGGTTTTAGCATGAATTATCGATGTTTGAAAATGGGTATGATTGTGAGTACTCGGGTTTGCATGATGGGGAAATTGGTGGTTCATGAGCGATCCATTACATGAGTTGGTGCCTTTAGGTATTGGGTAAGTGAAATATGTGAGCCGATCGTCTTGGCTGTCGATGATTCTTGACGAATTGGAGTGGGGCTGTGTAAAAGGAGGTTCGGCTACATGGATTGGGGAAGGATATATGAAGTTCGGTGCATGCATGATGAATTCGTTGGTTATGTGGTGAACGTCTGTCTTTGGGTAGGTTGAAAGTAGAGCACAGATCGTCCGGCAGGTTTTGTGTGAGAAAACTTGGCCTAGTTGAAATTACTTGGGTTAGGAATTGGAGCCATATCGAGTGTCATCATTTTAATATGTTGGGATCTAGAATTGAAATTAGTTCATATAGCTGAACTACGAAATGGTATGTCGGACTCGTGTTAGCTGTTTGAGAATTATTATGCTcaatgaatggaaatttttttccaaccaaaaaacaaaattaagaaatcAAGATTTACAGAATAAAACTACTATAAGAAAACAAATAATACTGAAACAATCTTTAATTTGCATTTAATACCATAATTATTTCAGGACATGAAGGTAAACAAAAGATCGGACATATAGCTTAGGAACATCAGTGCAACACACATAACTTAGTCCACGTAGTACAACTCAATCAGACAACTCCACTTTTGCATTAGGAACCTTtattctgctgctgctgctgctgctaagTCATAAAGTAGCAACTTATCGGTAATAGCTTATCAGACTTGGGACTATTCGTTCTGATCATCTTCTGGTCGAGGTGGGATGTACGGAGCGGCCATGCTCCAGCTCCCATCGTTCCCATTCTGGACCATGTCCTTCTTCTTCGCCACCCACCACTTCACCGGAAATTTGTACTTGCTATCGTCCAGGGCATCCCAATTCTTGTTCAGCAGCGAAATATCGCGTCGGCCCTTGAGATCAAAGTGGTTACTACTGATCCCTTGGGTCCCGGCGACTAGATGCAGGTACGTCTCCAACTGATGCGCAATTCCCATGGCGCCGGAAAGACTACTGGTGAGGGGCCTCAGGTATGGGGACTTGCGCGAGTCGACCATCAGCTGTTCTCCGACATGGTCATATCCGACTGGAGGGAAGAAGGGAACGATATCAATGGCATTGACCACGCGAAGGCCACGGAGCTTCTCCGATGATGAGAACAACTCCTGGAAGCTCTCGTTCCCGACCTTGGGGCTGGCGAAGGCAAACGCCGTCACCAGGCAGGCTTTCTCAGGGTGGTCGGTGGGCACGTTGTACTTGTTGGTCACGATGTCCAGCGCGTTGAGCGTTGCCAAAGCCGCACCCATGCTGTAGCCGACCACTGTTATGCTGATCGGCTCATCTTTACCAGCGTAGAGATCCACTTGCTTCCGGACCTCCATTAGAACCTGACCAAAGTAGTACAATCTTTAGTTTAGTAAATTCCAAGGTAAATTAGCAAGAGCAATGTTTAGTACGAGTGAATGTCAAACCTGGTCTCTGGCACTATGCTTCACGTACGGATCAAATAAAGCACTTTTCGTGTACAGCATGTGCCAGCCACCGTGAATCCGGACATCCTTGTGCTCGTCTTTTGGGAAAATGTTGGTCGCAGGGACCAGATAGTCGATAAGATCAGAGATGGCCTCCAAGGGCTCTGTCGTTCCTCTCCAAGCGACCAAGATGTCCCTCCTCCCAAAGTTCGTGGTCACCTCATCGGTGCTCACCGCGACGTACCCGGCCCAAGACCTGTCTGGAACCAGTGGGAGATCGAGCAACTTCGTCGGCACGTAAAAGTACCGGGTCACCTCGTACCTGAACGGGTTATTGGCCGTCTCGAGACCCACTTCCTGGAAGAGCTTGTCCATGGGGAACCGGGGCAGGCCGTAGCCCTTCGACTCCGCCTGGCCGTTGAACCCATCAGAAATGGCTTGGACTCGTTCGCCGTAGTGTACGAGGTACATCCGGAGATCCTCGTCCAGAGGATCCAACATGCCCTCCCAGTAGGTCTCGCCGCTGAGGTCAGTCCATGGCCTTGAGCTGTTTCCTCCCatggtatctctctctctttcactggTAATTTTTGTTCTCTAGATGGAAAGGCTTGTGGAGACGCAGTCTTGCTTCCATGCAATTTATAGACTCAACCTTTTCACAGTGCCATCCAATCTTGATGAGTTACGTGATAGAGTTGCTTTTTGCACTATCTAGCACGAGAAAAACTTTCCTGATTGTATATTTGAGGTGAAACttccacgtttttttttttcccttaggcCCACCTTTATTAAATAGCGCTACGAACAGAATGGATAAGAGCGACCAtgcattttttttgggaaaaccGCTAGTCGACAGGTTTGACAGTATTGTTTATTACTTCTAATCCCACGATTTTCTAATTaataagtactttatgcaaaatacactgtgatggtgtgtgaatctGCTATCAAAAATAGCCGACAATCTTGTCAGGCTGTCGGAgaagtattttcctttctttagtaAGTGAGAATGCTAATTTTTAGTCTCATAAGGATCTCTTGCTAGCATAGAACGCTAGAATCTCGAAATTGCATGTCCAAGATTGTATGCTTGGAGTTTACATGTCTATGTACGGAAGGATACAGAATGTTCCAATGTTCTTTCCTAGGCGCAATGTACGGAAGGATACAAAATGTTCCAATGTTTTTTTCCTAGGCAATGTGTGATGCAATTATTGATGAATGGGAATGGACCATCCACTTTGgcgaaaagtaccaaaaagtcgtaaatctattgctttaatattaatttactcctaaacttttttaatttggccaatttagttttaaacatttttataatggcaccaattcagttcatcggGTCAATTTAAGCTGGAAATTGCTCATGTGGACGCCGACAGTTGCATGTCGCACGGTTGGCACCGACcgagatatttttttataattgtatgCGGCAcgaccatcctatgtggcacccCTCATCCATTTATGTATGCACTTTTTCAACCACTGAAACTtgtcaaacaagaaaaatgTGCACCGTTGATGGACCATTCACCCGTGAGAAGTGCTCTACAGCTCATTATAgtgttgtccaaaaagttctatacatattgcacttttgtcaattcagtcataaaccttttaatttttttaattgagccctaaactttttcatagtTTTGCCAATGAAATTCATCctgtcaattttggccagaaatcaccGATGTAGATGCCGGCTATCCCACATTGGCATAGTTAGCGccgaaattgataatttttagaatatttttatattttttagactatttaataattttttttcttttgacttttatttcttttcttttttttttctttttcttttatcaatgaTCGATGAGGGTCATCGGGCATCGCGGGCTGTTGGGTGAGAGCCGCAACCCTCACTCACACCGGttgctaagaaaagaaaaaatggaaaaaaatattataaattcattaaaaattttcaagtcaTCAACGACAGTACCATGCTAATagtttctagccaaaattggctggatagactcaattgacaaaattaaaaggtttaggactaaattggtaaaagtgtaatagatttaagatttttttttttagacaatctTATCCGTGCACCAAGAATACAAGGCTGGGAataagaaagagaggaagagaaaaaagatagtgACTGAAAAATCAGAGCTCTTGATAACAGTGCTTAGGGTTTTCTTGTTACGTAAAATTCTTGTGAAACACATGTGCCTTTTCTCGTCCACTATTGAGTgattattgcaattatattGTCGCTTAGCTTTGGTACTATGTCAGGTCCGGAACATGCGCCTGTCCTATTTGTTTGGCCAGTCCTGTCCCCGTGCACGAGAAAAATGAAGGGAATTGCTATTCCGTCCTCCACCAATTGTTGATTACTTTTAGAATAATCCTTATGAAATAGGCAAAGATCAATCATATCATACAGTGATGAACTAAAACTTTACTTAGTGTGTGGAGGCTGAGTGATAAAACAATTGCCTCCGATATTATCAATCCCGCTCCATTCTTTTCTCACGCGGATCAATTTGTCAACCGGTAGTTGCTGCTTCGTGCTGTTTTTCTCGATTTAACATTTTGCATGTATTTGTCACATCAATTTGCATATAATAAATCACGGCCATCCAATGTGGCAGATCGACATGAACAATTTGTGGATCTACACCACAAGACCACCTCCAAAGCATGACCACCGGCCACAATCGCACCTCCGATCGGGCCTTCGCCGCTCCCCGCCGCCGCCATGGGCCAGCCCCGAGCACCAACACCACTCTCTTTGTGTACTCCTCCACCTCGGATCGGACACCGCCGAGCCCATGCCCGATCTTTCACTATTTGATGCATCGTTCTTGTTTGAAGCTAATTTACCATATCAACTTTGACAAACTCCAATGCCGTCTTCCTCTCTTACTCCTGTTCTTACAGACCGACCTCCATGCCGCCACTATCGGAGTCACCGTCTCCACCTCTCTTTGCTCTCATGGTTCTCTATTAGGTAGTACGGATGCAATCAAATCACAATTGGTCCCCCGCCACCCACtccgccccccccccccaccacaccaccaccaccccaaccccccaaccccccctctctctctctcctatggTGTGCTAGCTATTAGATCCAATCATCGAGATCTCGAGAAGTCGTAACTTTTAACTAGGCCATCCGATTTGAGGTATCGGAACTTTTTTACCCGATTAACTTAATCCATTTCAAAGTCAAGTCATAATATTTACAACAATGTCGGAATCGCGTCGATCACATAGAAAACATCACAACTTTTCATTACCACTGCACTTTCAACCCAACTGCCACGAATCCGCGATGCCACCACTTCTCCAAAGATTAGACCGAAACTTGGAAAAGTTTCCTTCGCAAGCTTTTCGTGCACAAATTTCAAGTAAATTAGACATAAGGCAAAAAAGATATGTTTAGTCAAAGTTatgtcaatatatatatatatatatatatatatatatgtgtgtgtgtgtgtgtaggcTGGCAGCTCCCAATAGGCACTCGCCAAGTGGTGTTCCAAACGTGGGGCCCGGCGTTGTGTAGGGCCCAAGACCTCCCGCAAATAGTGGTCggttttcctattttcggaCAAGGTAAATAacttcaacttctttttttttttttatatatatccaGACCCGTCGATCGTAATGGAATCaagcccaccagcaagggcccccaCTTAAGTTCGAAAAACAcgttgggagagtttcgaaccccCGACTATCGTCAAAGGTTcgattctcaccaaacacgccatgcTCATAGTGGGTAACTTCATCTCTCTTTAGTTTGTGTTTCTTCCTAGAATTTTCGATAGCATCTTGATCTTACGTTGAAGGGAAAATCCAATGTTTTGGAGGAGAGCTCGATCCAAGAAAGGTGGCACGACGTCTAGGTAAGGGTTTTAAAACCgctttttgaaataaaaattagcCGGCACAATGGTACACTTACCCTAGAAAGTTAAACAAATATAGTTGTTAGATCACCAATAAGCATTTCTTAAAAACATAGAAATAATATTGATACAATTCcttaaaagttacaaaaaaggAATAACGATATAATATGGTTACCCTATAGGCACGTTGCCTTGTCATTGATGGCGTGCGACTCTTCACATCCAATCGTCAAGATCTCGAAGTATCGCAACTTTTAACAACGACcatttgatcttgaaatttcGGGAATTGTTTACCCGATTAATTATTGCATCTTAATGATCCAGTCACAATATTTcttagaggaagaagatgaacaataaaaagaaaaagaaagaaaagaaaaaaattgaaaaaaaaattaaaacatattaaattattattgaaaattgcccCTTCAGCTCCAAATGGGTCCACGTCAATGCCAGTTGGTCAAAgatggccggatggactaaattgaaaaaaaaatataaaaaatttaggaccgaattggtacaaatacaaaaggtttagaactaaactaacaaaattaaaagatttaggattgaattaaaaaaaatgcaataggtttagaacttttttgataattttccccaaaaatgccAGCATTTGGAAATTAAAGAATCAAATATACCATACTATGTGTGAATGAAATTGATGGATGATACTAGACAACTtttagcacaattataatatggTAGTGCAATTAGAAGTCTGATATATGCTATCCAATGCACTAGACCGAATATAGCGTTTATAATGGCATAAGTAATATTCTTCGTTACGTAAAGAAAGAAGTAAATTATTGTCTATTTTATGGAAGATAACCAGCAGAATTAGAAGAATATTCAGATGCTAGTTGATAATTAGCACAATTGATAACAAGTTGACATGTGGATAGGTTTTCAAGCTTGCAAATGGTGTAGTGTCTTGGGCATCAAAGAAGCAAACATGTGGAGCTCATTTAATGAGGAGATATGAATTTATAGCACGGTCAATGGTGTCGCAActtaaaatttgaagtttcaagttaatggattaccagattaattaattggattaactaacctagttcgaactctcccaagctctatcGATTCACAACTTAAGATTCAAGCGATTACTAGGaaaaagattttaatttttagagccgtcactaatcatttttgataGGCCGATTaggaacctaaataaaatagcaagaGAAAACTATTTATTTCTATGAACCATTGATTTaagaattcggggacttggttaatttttcaattaatgcacTTTTAGTACCaacttcatgaaaaatgttcaattaggcaattttgatgaattttgatttgaagttcaaaggtgcaatttttttagatttctttggatgaatttttgttttgtttttgtgttatttcgaaaataaaaactaataaaaaatgataccgaattggttcaagattatcttaaagGTTTCGGAATTAATATgcattaaacttcaaaattttagaaaaaaaaatcttttaaatgCTATGTCTACATTTTTTAAAGTCAGAAtgaattcaaaagatttttatttattgaatatgataatcctatctttctaaaaaaactGATGAGatgtggtttttaagaaaccatatcttggTACAtcttttttaagtttctttGATTCGTGAGATGAATTAAAAGGtgagccatcaattttttttaaaaaaatttcgattttatGACATGAATTTAAATTACAATTGCAAAGCTTTTAATTAAAGGATAAGTATCgctatttcttttgaatcaaGTTTTGATCTAAAACTTGaaagatcaactcttaaatttGAAAAACCCACTATGTAAATAATTCtgtctaaagcccgatagatagacttatttccATATATGCGGTtgcgaattagaaaatttcctaattgaTCACATGATTAAAATTTTTGGGTATCTAgagtatattcaaaagatttCCAAATTCGACCAGAATATCACAAGATTCCAAGAATATTCACGTTGAAATCACAATCTTTCAAATTAGGCAAGCcagttttgcaaattttttcatAGTGCTTAATTTAGACGTGCaacttctcaaattttttttttttttggtctaaaactTCTCAATTTAAGCGACGGTATATTGCAATGTTCTAAATCAAGTAACAATATTATTGAAATATGCAATTCAATTGGCAATTTATTCAAATAAAGCAACCAAAAATATTGAAAGCattcaaaataggaaagataCCCAAATTGCTTTCCGGATTTGATTCGTTCACTCCAAGCTTTGCACTTCGGACCGAACGGTGCGGGAACCTCCATGGCTCGGCTCGGCCTGGTACGGCTGGACTCCTCACAGTGGCGACAACAACTGTTCACAGCGGCACATCGGTGGCGTTTTCGAAGCTGGAAGACCCCCACAAAGACCCCCCCAACGTTTGATTGGTTTGATCGAGGAGGCTTTACTTTGGAACCTGCAAGGAAAAGAagagtatcaatttttttttgtggctttcttttcctttgtctgAGATGTGTCTAAGGCATTGTTGCGCGTCTAAATCCTTCGACTAGGCTTTTTTGGTTATGGGTTTCGGGCCCAAAAATGACTATAGCTCAAAAAAGGTtgctaacgcgagaatcttttattgaacttaatccgttcgttttccgaaaaggagttcggggccagttttggacagagaatgtcaaatgcaataggttgGCACAAAAGGCACGTTACAGTCTTTCAACAACTTCGACAGCCCAACACGTGCAATAGCAAAAGtatgtaacaaatttcgacacgattctggaattaaatcgacaggatcggggaaATGATGTAGGatacaatgctggaatttaatcaacagcactggacgggaaattataggacacaataccggaattgaatcgacggatCGGGACAGgatggatgaagggtgcaaccccggaatttaatcgacggtactgAACCTAGTGAACGgacgtcggaatttaatcgacgacacctaactctggatatgagactcgccggaattgaatcgacgacgggaatctgaaaaactatagctaggctaggctaaa
This sequence is a window from Rhodamnia argentea isolate NSW1041297 chromosome 3, ASM2092103v1, whole genome shotgun sequence. Protein-coding genes within it:
- the LOC125314223 gene encoding phospholipase A1-IIgamma-like; its protein translation is MGGNSSRPWTDLSGETYWEGMLDPLDEDLRMYLVHYGERVQAISDGFNGQAESKGYGLPRFPMDKLFQEVGLETANNPFRYEVTRYFYVPTKLLDLPLVPDRSWAGYVAVSTDEVTTNFGRRDILVAWRGTTEPLEAISDLIDYLVPATNIFPKDEHKDVRIHGGWHMLYTKSALFDPYVKHSARDQVLMEVRKQVDLYAGKDEPISITVVGYSMGAALATLNALDIVTNKYNVPTDHPEKACLVTAFAFASPKVGNESFQELFSSSEKLRGLRVVNAIDIVPFFPPVGYDHVGEQLMVDSRKSPYLRPLTSSLSGAMGIAHQLETYLHLVAGTQGISSNHFDLKGRRDISLLNKNWDALDDSKYKFPVKWWVAKKKDMVQNGNDGSWSMAAPYIPPRPEDDQNE